One Brassica napus cultivar Da-Ae chromosome C2, Da-Ae, whole genome shotgun sequence DNA window includes the following coding sequences:
- the LOC106345855 gene encoding transaldolase-like, translated as MASISNLPNLTPATSAGSSRSSSSSSVLPRSFITLRTLNSKLSSSSHLSLRYNQTSRPSLFVRCSASGGNGSTAERTTLHDLYEKEGQSPWYDNLCRPVTDLLPFIARGVRGVTSNPAIFQKAISTSNAYNDQFRTLVESGKDIESAYWELVVKDIQDACKLFEPIYDQTEAEDGYVSVEVSPMLADDTKGTVEAAKYLHKVVNRRNVYIKIPATAPCVPSIRDVIASGISVNVTLIFSIARYEAVIDAYLDGLEASGLDDLSRVTSVASFFVSRVDTLMDKMLEKIGTPEALDLRGKAAVAQAALAYKLYQKKFSGPRWEALVKKGAKKQRLLWASTSVKNPAYSDTLYVAPLIGPDTVSTMPDQALEAFIDHGTVKRTIDENVSEAEGVYSALEKLGIEWNKVGEQLEEEGVDSFKKSFESLLGTLQDKANTLKLASR; from the exons ATGGCGTCCATTTCCAATCTCCCTAATCTTACACCCGCCACTTCTGCTGGCAGCTCcagatcttcttcttcctcctccgtcTTGCCAAGATCCTTCATCACTCTCCGCACTCTGAACTCGAagctttcctcttcttctcatctctcccttCGTTACAACCAAACATCAAGACCTTCCCTCTT TGTGAGGTGTTCAGCTTCTGGTGGGAATGGAAGTACTGCAGAGAGAACAACTCTTCACGATCTATATGAGAAGGAAGGTCAGAGTCCTTGGTATGATAATCTATGCCGTCCTGTCACTGATCTTCTCCCCTTCATTGCCCGTGGCGTTAGAGGCGTTACTAGCAACCCTGCG ATCTTCCAGAAAGCCATTTCCACTTCAAATGCTTATAATGACCAGTTCAG gacACTTGTGGAATCAGGAAAGGACATTGAAAGCGCGTATTGGGAGCTTGTGGTGAAGGATATTCAGGATGCGTGCAAGCTTTTTGAGCCAATCTATGACCAGACGGAAGCTGAGGATGGCTATGTCTCCGTTGAAGTTTCACCTATGCTTGCTGATGACACCAAGGGGACCGTCGAAGCTGCTAAGTATCTTCACAAGGTTGTGAACCGTCGTAATGTCTACATCAAGATCCCTGCTACTGCTCCATGCGTGCCTTCTATTAGGGATGTCATTGCATCTGGAATCAGTGTCAATGTCACG CTTATATTCTCAATAGCCAGATACGAGGCAGTGATAGATGCATACTTGGATGGGCTCGAGGCGTCTGGACTTGATGACCTCTCAAGAGTTACCAGTGTTGCATCCTTCTTTGTGAGTAGGGTGGATACTCTCATGGACAAGATGCTTGAGAAAATTGGTACACCAGAAGCTCTAGACCTCCGTGGCAAG GCAGCTGTGGCTCAAGCTGCATTAGCATACAAGCTGTACCAGAAGAAATTCTCAGGGCCAAGATGGGAAGCTCTGGTGAAGAAAGGTGCCAAGAAGCAGAGGCTTCTCTGGGCATCGACAAGTGTTAAGAATCCAGCTTACTCAGACACCCTTTATGTAGCTCCTCTCATTGGACCTGACACT GTGTCAACCATGCCGGATCAAGCCCTTGAAGCATTCATAGATCATGGAACGGTGAAGAGGACAATAGATGAGAATGTGTCAGAAGCAGAAGGGGTTTACAGTGCACTGGAGAAGCTGGGAATAGAGTGGAACAAGGTGGGAGAGCagttggaagaagaaggtgTAGATTCGTTCAAGAAGAGTTTCGAGAGTCTGCTTGGTACACTGCAAGACAAGGCCAACACTCTCAAACTAGCCAGCCgctga
- the LOC106345856 gene encoding cytochrome b-c1 complex subunit Rieske-1, mitochondrial, producing the protein MLRVAGRRLFSLSQRSSTATSFALSRDHSLSDGGGDSSSPPRSVPSTNLSPFDSYHRSLIRGFSSQVLTQGNEVGFGSEPATVEAVKTPNSKIVYDDHNHERYPPGDPSKRAFAYFVLSGGRFVYASVLRLLVLKLIVSMSASKDVLALASLEVDLGSIEPGTTVTVKWRGKPVFIRRRTEDDIKLANSVDLGSLRDPQEDSVRVKNPEWLVVVGVCTHLGCIPLPNAGDYGGWFCPCHGSHYDISGRIRKGPAPYNLEVPTYSFLEENKLLIG; encoded by the exons ATGCTGCGAGTAGCAGGAAGGAGGCTTTTTTCTCTTTCGCAGAGATCTTCCACCGCGACCTCATTCGCGCTTTCCCGAGACCATTCCCTCTCCGATGGCGGCGGCGACTCATCTTCACCTCCCAGATCCGTCCCCTCTACCAATCTTTCACCTTTCGATTCTTACCACCGGAGCCTTATAAGAG GTTTTTCTTCTCAAGTCCTTACTCAAGGAAATGAGGTTGGTTTTGGTTCTGAACCAGCCACCGTGGAGGCCGTCAAGACACCTAACTCGAAGATTGTGTACGATGACCACAACCATGAGCGTTACCCACCTGGTGACCCTAGCAAGCGTGCTTTCGCCTATTTCGTCCTCTCCGGTGGGAGGTTTGTCTACGCCTCTGTTCTCCGCCTTCTAGTCCTGAAGCTCATTGTCAGCATGTCCGCGAGTAAAGACGTCCTTGCCCTTGCATCCCTCGAGGTCGACCTTGGGAGCATCGAACCTGGAACTACCGTGACTGTGAAGTGGCGTGGGAAGCCAGTGTTCATCAGGAGAAGAACAGAGGATGACATCAAGCTGGCCAACAGTGTGGATCTTGGATCTTTGAGAGACCCGCAAGAGGACTCGGTTAGAGTCAAGAATCCGGAATGGTTAGTGGTGGTTGGAGTCTGCACTCACTTGGGGTGCATCCCTTTGCCTAATGCTGGTGATTACGGTGGCTGGTTTTGCCCGTGTCATGGTTCGCATTACGATATCTCTGGAAGGATCAGGAAAGGTCCTGCACCGTATAACCTGGAGGTACCAACCTACAGCTTCTTGGAAGAGAACAAGTTACTCATTGGTTGA
- the LOC106345857 gene encoding cytochrome b-c1 complex subunit Rieske-2, mitochondrial-like produces MLRVAGRRLLSLQQRSSTATSFVLSRDHSISKEGGEDDSTISADLSCFSSYHRSLLRGFSSHVITQGNEIGFASEVPATVEAVKTPNSKIVYDDHNHERYPPGDPSKRAFAYFVLSGGRFVYASVLRLLVLKLIVSMSASKDVLALASLEVDLGSIEPGTTVTVKWRGKPVFIRRRTEDDIKLANSVDLGSLRDPQEDSVRVKNPEWLVVVGVCTHLGCIPLPNAGDYGGWFCPCHGSHYDISGRIRKGPAPYNLEVPTYSFLEENKLLIG; encoded by the exons atgCTGCGAGTTGCAGGGAGGAGGCTTCTGTCTCTTCAGCAGAGATCTTCAACTGCTACCTCCTTCGTCCTTTCCCGAGATCACTCCATCTCCAAAGAAGGCGGCGAGGATGACTCCACCATATCTGCTGATCTTTCGTGTTTCAGTTCTTACCACCGGAGTCTTTTGAGAG GTTTCTCTTCTCATGTCATTACTCAAGGAAACGAGATAGGTTTTGCTTCGGAAGTCCCAGCCACCGTTGAGGCTGTCAAGACACCTAACTCGAAGATTGTGTACGATGACCACAACCATGAGCGTTACCCTCCTGGTGACCCTAGCAAGCGTGCCTTCGCTTACTTCGTCTTGTCCGGCGGGAGGTTTGTCTACGCCTCTGTTCTCCGCCTTCTAGTCCTGAAACTCATTGTCAGCATGTCCGCGAGTAAAGATGTCCTTGCACTTGCATCCCTCGAGGTCGACCTCGGTAGCATCGAGCCGGGAACTACCGTTACAGTGAAGTGGCGTGGAAAGCCAGTGTTCATTAGGAGAAGAACAGAAGACGACATCAAGCTGGCCAACAGTGTGGATCTTGGATCTCTGAGGGACCCGCAAGAGGACTCGGTGAGGGTGAAGAATCCAGAGTGGTTGGTGGTGGTTGGAGTCTGCACTCATTTGGGGTGCATCCCTTTGCCTAATGCTGGTGACTATGGTGGCTGGTTTTGTCCATGTCATGGATCACATTATGATATCTCGGGAAGGATCAGGAAAGGTCCTGCACCGTACAACTTGGAAGTACCAACCTACAGCTTCTTGGAAGAGAATAAGTTACTCATTGGTTGA
- the LOC106345858 gene encoding ATP synthase subunit O, mitochondrial codes for MALGGRIRSGISFFKSISVSDARSYPRGGSLIPSLRDYATASAQNTANVKVPIALVGESGNFASWLYIAAVKMNSLEKIETDLSELVEAMKTSPIFAQFTKDPSVPRETRLAAIVDVCDKAKFAEPTKNFLSLLAENGKLKNLDVIVKKFMQLTTAHRGDVKVLVTTVMPLPPAEEKELKETLQEIIGEGKKVTVEQKIDPSIYGGLIVEFQQKVLDMSIRTRAQQMERLLREPVDFTNL; via the exons atggcgtTGGGTGGTCGTATCAGATCCGGAATCTCCTTCTTCAAGTCCATCTCCGTCTCTGATGCTAGATCTTACCCCCGTGGAGGCTCGCTTATCCCTTCg TTGAGAGATTATGCAACTGCTTCTGCTCAGAACACCGCCAATGTTAAG GTTCCTATTGCTTTAGTTGGTGAATCTGGAAACTTTGCTTCGTGGCTGTACATCGCAGCTGTGAAAATGAACTCCTTGGAGAAGATTGAGACTGATCTTTCCGAGCTGGTTGAGGCTATGAAGACAAGCCCTATTTTTGCGCAGTTTACTAAAGATCCCTCTGTTCCTAGAGAGACGAGACTCGCTGCTATTGTGGATGTCTGTGACAAAGCAAAGTTTGCTGAACCCACCAAGAACTTCCTCT cTTTGTTAGCTGAGAACGGGAAGCTGAAGAACTTGGACGTGATTGTGAAGAAATTCATGCAGCTGACAACGGCACATAGGGGAGACGTCAAGGTTTTGGTTACCACAGTCATG CCGCTACCACCTGCTGAGGAGAAGGAGCTTAAGGAGACACTACAGGAGATAATTGGAGAAGGGAAGAAAGTAACTGTGGAACAAAAG ATTGATCCGAGTATCTATGGAGGGCTAATAGTAGAGTTCCAACAGAAGGTGCTGGACATGTCTATCAGGACAAGGGCTCAGCAGATGGAGAGGCTCCTCCGTGAACCTGTTGACTTCACCAACCTCTGA